TAAGCCTAGTTTTTCTTTTGCTGGAGTTGTTCCAATTCTAAAACCACCAGAGAAGCAAATTACTTTATAATCTTGTTTTTTTAGCTCACTAATTAAATCAAAAGCTCCAGGCATAAGTGGTAAATCTTTACAGATCTCTACAGCTTTTGCATATTCTAAACCTTTAAGTAAAGATACTCTTTCCACTAAAGATTCAAAAAAGTCAAGCTCTCCAGCCATTGCTTTTTCAGTAATACTTGCAACTTTTTCTTCTAAGCCTAAAGGCTTAGCTAAAAAGTCTATTGTCTCTCCATCCATTAAGGTTGAATCGAAATCAAATACAGCTAATTTCATATATGTTTTCCTAGTTTTATTCTTTTAAGGTTATAATATTATCCAAATTTTACTAAAGGAATCTGATTGAAACTAGCTTGCATTGATATTGGTTTAAAAAGAATTGGAGTTGCAATTTGTCTTCAAGGTGACATAGTTACGCCTCTTCCAGCTATTTTAAGAAAAAATAGAAACCAAGCTTCAAATGATGTTTTAAAGACTTTAAAAGAGTGGGAAATTGAGAAGCTAGTTGTAGGATTTCCAAGTGCAAGTGAAGATATGCAAAAAAGAGTAAAACATTTTGTAACACTACTTGATTTTGACAAAGAAATTACCTT
This sequence is a window from Halarcobacter bivalviorum. Protein-coding genes within it:
- the serB gene encoding phosphoserine phosphatase SerB, with product MKLAVFDFDSTLMDGETIDFLAKPLGLEEKVASITEKAMAGELDFFESLVERVSLLKGLEYAKAVEICKDLPLMPGAFDLISELKKQDYKVICFSGGFRIGTTPAKEKLGLDADFSNILHEKDGVLTGLVGGDMMFGFSKGDMIQRVQSMLGVSQEDTLVAGDGANDVSMFPYAAKKVAFCAKDILKKEANIIVDEKDLTKILDYI
- the ruvX gene encoding Holliday junction resolvase RuvX — encoded protein: MKLACIDIGLKRIGVAICLQGDIVTPLPAILRKNRNQASNDVLKTLKEWEIEKLVVGFPSASEDMQKRVKHFVTLLDFDKEITFQEENMSSIEAQDLMKGNIKYKRDGRVDSLAAKIILERYLVNT